In Lactococcus garvieae subsp. garvieae, the following proteins share a genomic window:
- a CDS encoding MmcQ/YjbR family DNA-binding protein yields the protein MNKENWLEFCLSLGPTFADTPFAKMEKGPATIVVKHLKNKKSFVYISEREGKLVLGVKGLPSVNEELRESFDSIRPAWHMNKTHWNDIHFGGDVSEKQAKQMIENSYHLIKPKRE from the coding sequence TTGAATAAAGAAAACTGGTTAGAGTTTTGCTTATCGCTTGGTCCAACTTTTGCAGATACACCTTTTGCAAAGATGGAAAAAGGCCCGGCTACGATTGTGGTGAAGCATCTCAAAAATAAAAAATCTTTTGTCTACATTTCGGAGCGTGAAGGCAAGCTTGTTTTGGGTGTCAAAGGTTTACCCTCTGTCAATGAAGAACTTCGTGAATCTTTTGACTCCATACGCCCGGCCTGGCACATGAATAAAACACACTGGAATGATATTCATTTTGGTGGTGACGTTTCAGAGAAACAAGCGAAACAGATGATTGAGAACAGTTATCATTTAATCAAACCAAAAAGAGAATAA
- a CDS encoding GNAT family N-acetyltransferase → MIYLRKATTADVAAIMPIIAQAREFLGKSGSDQWQAEYPAQSDIENFIYKAVGYVLIVDEKVAGFCAVITGEDTQYTKIYNGEWLNDSLDYVTVHCLALSDHYRGLGLTKYLFSNIFTLMQARGYKDFRVDTHPANAVMQAVFEREGFEKRGMVFYEGDRIAYQLLLGEGVE, encoded by the coding sequence ATGATTTATTTAAGAAAGGCAACCACAGCAGATGTTGCAGCGATTATGCCGATTATTGCTCAGGCGCGTGAATTTCTGGGCAAATCAGGCAGCGATCAATGGCAAGCAGAGTACCCCGCACAAAGTGATATTGAAAATTTTATTTACAAAGCTGTGGGTTACGTTCTGATTGTTGATGAAAAAGTTGCAGGCTTTTGTGCGGTTATTACCGGCGAAGATACACAATATACGAAAATTTATAATGGCGAGTGGTTAAATGATAGTTTGGACTACGTCACCGTCCATTGTTTAGCCTTGTCTGACCACTATCGTGGTCTGGGTCTGACAAAATATCTTTTTTCAAACATCTTTACTTTGATGCAAGCACGTGGCTATAAAGATTTCCGCGTGGATACGCATCCAGCCAATGCAGTGATGCAGGCAGTATTTGAGCGTGAGGGATTTGAAAAACGTGGTATGGTTTTCTATGAAGGAGATCGTATTGCTTATCAACTCCTTTTAGGAGAAGGAGTTGAATAA
- a CDS encoding DUF1912 family protein: MEYKEKFLKDFSEWVDQQVQLSEIAMKAAEKIAHEDKKIEAKEAAIRYESRLDAYQFIQGKFENYKAGKDFHDVPDLGTKTF; this comes from the coding sequence ATGGAATATAAAGAAAAATTTTTAAAAGATTTTAGTGAGTGGGTGGACCAACAGGTTCAACTTTCAGAAATTGCAATGAAAGCCGCAGAAAAAATTGCGCATGAAGATAAAAAAATTGAAGCAAAAGAAGCAGCTATTCGTTATGAAAGCCGTCTCGATGCCTATCAATTTATTCAAGGGAAATTTGAAAACTATAAAGCGGGTAAAGATTTCCACGACGTACCAGATTTAGGTACAAAAACTTTTTAA
- a CDS encoding valine--tRNA ligase has protein sequence MTEELSTKFNPAEVEAGRYEKWLEQGVFAPSGDKKAKPYSIVIPPPNVTGKLHLGHAWDTTLQDIIIRQKRMQGFDTLWLPGMDHAGIATQAKVEARLAEDGISRYDLGREKFLDKVWEWKDEYASTIKEQWGKMGISVDYNRERFTLDEGLSAAVRKVFVQLYKKGWIYRGEFIINWDPKAMTALSDIEVIHKDVEGAFYHITYPLADGSGALEVATTRPETFFGDTAVAVNPADERYAKYIGQSVVLPIINKEIPIVGDEHADMEKGTGVVKITPAHDPNDFLVGQRHNLPQVNVMNADGTMNELTGEFNGMDRFEAREAIIKKLDELGNLVKVEKMMHSVGHSERTGVMVEPRLSTQWFVKMEELAKNAIANQKTEDAVEFYPPRFNDTFLQWMENVHDWVISRQLWWGHQIPAWYNEAGEMYVGEEAPEGEGWVQDEDVLDTWFSSALWPFSTMGWPDEKAEDFQRYFPTSTLVTGYDIIFFWVSRMIFQSLEFTGKAPFNNVLIHGLIRDEEGRKMSKSLGNGIDPMDVIEKYGADALRWFLSNGSAPGQDVRFSYDKMDAAWNFINKIWNVSRYILMNAGDITAEEISAHLDQVAAKTAGNVTDRWILTRLNDTIARVTEQMDKFEFGVAGHILYNFIWDEFANWYLELTKEVMFGDDEAEKDVTRSVLVHVLDQVLRLLHPIMPFFTEEIFEKLPTTEGKSIVVSEYPEVRPEFDDAEAGDGVAMLIEIITAVRNIRAEVNTPLSKAVPMIIKSDKEAFLNKVAPYIRRFTNPSELTIEADVTAPEQAMSAVVTGAEIYLPLAGLINIEEEIARLNKELDKWQKELDMVNRKLSNEKFVANAKAEVVDKERAKLADYQEKFESTQARIEELQK, from the coding sequence ATGACAGAAGAATTATCAACAAAATTTAATCCTGCTGAAGTCGAAGCAGGACGCTACGAGAAATGGCTCGAACAAGGTGTTTTTGCCCCTTCGGGTGACAAAAAAGCAAAACCTTATAGTATCGTTATTCCACCACCCAACGTCACAGGTAAACTCCACTTGGGACATGCTTGGGATACAACCTTGCAAGACATCATCATCCGTCAAAAACGGATGCAAGGTTTCGATACCCTCTGGTTGCCAGGTATGGACCACGCAGGAATTGCCACGCAAGCCAAAGTGGAAGCGCGTTTAGCTGAAGATGGGATTTCCCGCTATGATTTAGGCCGTGAGAAATTCTTAGACAAGGTCTGGGAATGGAAAGACGAATATGCCTCAACCATTAAAGAACAATGGGGTAAAATGGGTATCTCTGTGGATTACAATCGTGAACGTTTTACTCTAGATGAAGGTTTGTCTGCTGCAGTCCGTAAAGTTTTTGTTCAACTCTACAAAAAAGGCTGGATTTACCGTGGTGAATTTATCATTAACTGGGATCCAAAAGCCATGACGGCGCTCTCTGATATTGAAGTTATCCATAAGGATGTTGAAGGAGCCTTCTATCACATTACTTATCCTTTGGCGGATGGTTCAGGTGCACTTGAAGTAGCGACAACGCGTCCAGAAACTTTCTTTGGCGACACTGCTGTTGCTGTTAACCCAGCAGATGAACGTTATGCCAAATACATTGGTCAAAGCGTCGTTCTCCCAATCATTAACAAAGAAATTCCTATTGTTGGCGACGAACATGCAGACATGGAAAAAGGGACAGGTGTGGTTAAAATTACGCCCGCCCATGATCCTAACGATTTCTTAGTGGGTCAACGTCATAACTTGCCGCAAGTCAATGTGATGAATGCTGACGGTACAATGAATGAGCTTACAGGTGAGTTTAATGGCATGGATCGCTTTGAAGCTCGCGAAGCCATCATTAAAAAATTAGATGAGCTCGGCAACTTAGTTAAAGTTGAGAAAATGATGCACTCTGTTGGGCACTCAGAACGTACAGGTGTGATGGTGGAGCCACGCTTATCGACACAATGGTTTGTTAAGATGGAAGAATTGGCTAAAAATGCTATCGCTAATCAAAAAACAGAAGATGCGGTTGAATTTTACCCTCCACGTTTTAACGACACATTCCTTCAATGGATGGAAAACGTACATGACTGGGTTATTTCGCGCCAACTCTGGTGGGGGCATCAAATCCCTGCCTGGTACAATGAAGCTGGCGAAATGTATGTCGGTGAGGAAGCACCAGAAGGTGAAGGTTGGGTACAAGATGAAGACGTGCTTGATACATGGTTCTCCTCTGCTTTATGGCCTTTCTCAACAATGGGCTGGCCGGATGAAAAGGCAGAAGACTTCCAACGCTACTTCCCTACATCGACCTTGGTTACGGGCTATGACATCATCTTCTTCTGGGTTTCACGTATGATTTTCCAATCCCTAGAGTTTACAGGAAAAGCACCATTTAATAATGTCCTTATCCACGGTTTGATTCGTGATGAAGAAGGACGCAAAATGTCCAAATCTTTGGGTAATGGTATTGACCCAATGGATGTAATTGAAAAATATGGTGCAGATGCCTTACGTTGGTTCTTGTCCAATGGTTCAGCCCCAGGACAAGACGTGCGTTTCAGCTACGACAAAATGGATGCAGCTTGGAATTTCATCAATAAGATATGGAACGTTTCACGCTATATCTTGATGAATGCAGGAGATATCACAGCAGAAGAAATTTCTGCTCATCTTGACCAAGTAGCAGCGAAAACAGCAGGTAATGTTACCGATCGCTGGATTCTCACACGTTTGAATGATACAATTGCGCGCGTGACTGAACAAATGGATAAATTTGAGTTTGGTGTTGCAGGTCATATTCTGTATAACTTCATTTGGGATGAGTTTGCCAACTGGTATCTTGAGTTGACCAAAGAAGTAATGTTTGGCGACGATGAGGCAGAAAAAGACGTCACACGTTCAGTACTTGTGCATGTCCTTGATCAAGTGCTCCGCCTGTTGCACCCAATCATGCCTTTCTTTACAGAAGAAATTTTCGAAAAACTTCCGACAACTGAAGGCAAATCTATTGTGGTATCTGAGTATCCAGAAGTACGTCCAGAATTTGATGATGCAGAAGCAGGAGATGGTGTTGCCATGTTGATTGAGATTATCACAGCGGTACGTAATATCCGTGCGGAAGTGAATACGCCTTTATCAAAAGCCGTGCCAATGATAATCAAATCAGACAAGGAAGCCTTCCTGAACAAGGTGGCTCCTTATATCAGACGTTTTACCAATCCAAGTGAGTTAACTATTGAAGCGGATGTGACAGCACCTGAACAAGCCATGTCAGCAGTAGTTACTGGTGCGGAAATCTACCTTCCACTCGCAGGCTTGATTAATATCGAAGAAGAAATTGCTCGTCTCAATAAAGAACTAGACAAATGGCAAAAAGAACTCGATATGGTTAACCGCAAGCTTTCTAATGAAAAATTTGTGGCAAATGCCAAAGCAGAAGTTGTAGATAAAGAACGTGCTAAATTAGCAGACTATCAAGAGAAGTTTGAAAGCACTCAAGCCCGTATTGAAGAGTTACAAAAATAG
- a CDS encoding FusB/FusC family EF-G-binding protein, with protein MKAYEYNRIKYLTFDLINVYHSVNDKATVAAVYAQTVAEIEELSKAKEVELFLEKLADSKTTKEQAERELLHLKDLVEAFVLPSESQIKKIFKKVKKLKVPAQASWDMKELTYFAWNEISSQRKYIVTSDGRGFYGTTSGSIKNICAICQKNSQVTQFLATTKRGSDGTYTKNGTYICMDSVNCNRQMQTIEGLEHFLEIIKER; from the coding sequence ATGAAAGCATACGAATACAACAGAATAAAATATCTTACCTTTGACCTTATCAATGTCTATCATTCGGTTAATGATAAAGCCACAGTAGCAGCAGTTTATGCTCAAACTGTAGCTGAAATAGAAGAGCTCTCGAAAGCAAAAGAAGTCGAACTCTTTTTAGAGAAACTGGCTGACAGTAAAACAACTAAAGAACAAGCAGAACGCGAGTTACTTCACTTGAAGGATTTAGTTGAAGCTTTTGTCTTGCCCTCTGAAAGTCAGATTAAAAAGATTTTTAAGAAGGTCAAAAAGCTCAAAGTTCCAGCGCAAGCATCCTGGGACATGAAAGAACTCACCTATTTTGCTTGGAATGAGATTTCCAGTCAGCGCAAGTATATCGTGACCAGTGACGGACGGGGTTTTTATGGAACGACATCAGGAAGTATAAAAAATATTTGTGCGATTTGTCAAAAAAACAGCCAAGTGACGCAGTTTTTAGCAACCACAAAAAGAGGCTCTGATGGTACCTATACTAAGAATGGAACATATATCTGTATGGATAGTGTGAACTGTAACCGACAAATGCAAACAATAGAAGGTTTAGAGCATTTCTTAGAAATAATCAAGGAACGCTGA
- the rlmD gene encoding 23S rRNA (uracil(1939)-C(5))-methyltransferase RlmD, producing the protein MINLKIGQKIPLNIERMGINGEGIASYHGRLVFVPYALPTEEILAEITENARNFSRAKVVKINKKSKYRVKPEDRVYHELSGSHIMHLAYPQQLEFKRDLLRQSLEKYRPTGWKKYELLPTLGMENPLRYRNKLQFQVRRLNNGDVIAGLYKEGTHHLVNLENCLVQDEVIQNIANRICRLIEKYNLPVYDERKVMGIRTIVARRSQKTGEVQIIFVTSARISLDGQVWPAPREELSKRQRKDLVKMDNILSDLTEEFQEIVSVSANFHPKKTSEIYGDRTQMLFAEKETITEGVLDYDFELSPRAFYQLNSEQANVLYGEAVRALNPKKDDRVIDAYCGVGTIGFGVAKKVKSVHGMDITPESIADAKANAKRLGFKNCHYEVGKAERIIPNWYKSGHRATALIVDPPRTGLDDALLETITTYTPEKLVYVSCNVSTLAKDLVILSQFYSIEYIQSVDMFPHTARTEAVVKMRKLAQPLAAPFRAEKPKQQYDKPRRKRK; encoded by the coding sequence CCACTCAATATTGAGCGTATGGGTATCAATGGCGAAGGAATCGCCTCTTACCATGGGCGCTTAGTATTTGTGCCTTATGCACTGCCTACAGAAGAAATTTTGGCAGAAATTACAGAAAATGCACGCAATTTTTCACGCGCAAAAGTTGTAAAGATAAATAAAAAGTCAAAATACCGTGTTAAACCCGAAGATCGTGTTTACCATGAACTGAGCGGCTCACATATCATGCATCTTGCTTATCCGCAACAATTAGAATTTAAGCGCGATTTGCTCCGTCAATCTCTCGAAAAATACCGTCCAACAGGTTGGAAGAAGTATGAACTTTTACCTACACTTGGGATGGAAAATCCTTTGCGTTACCGTAACAAATTGCAATTCCAAGTGCGCCGTCTAAATAATGGAGATGTTATTGCTGGATTATACAAAGAAGGCACACATCACTTGGTGAATTTAGAAAATTGCTTGGTTCAAGACGAAGTCATCCAAAATATCGCTAACCGTATTTGTCGTTTGATTGAAAAATACAACTTGCCTGTTTATGATGAGCGTAAGGTCATGGGTATCCGCACAATCGTTGCGCGACGTAGCCAAAAAACAGGTGAAGTCCAAATTATTTTCGTTACCTCTGCACGTATCAGTTTAGATGGACAGGTTTGGCCTGCACCACGGGAAGAGCTCTCAAAACGTCAACGCAAAGATTTGGTGAAGATGGATAATATTTTATCTGACTTGACGGAAGAGTTTCAAGAGATTGTTTCTGTATCAGCCAACTTCCATCCAAAGAAAACCAGCGAAATTTATGGTGACCGCACACAGATGCTTTTTGCGGAAAAAGAAACGATTACTGAAGGCGTTTTGGATTATGACTTTGAGTTGTCACCCCGTGCTTTTTATCAACTTAATTCAGAACAAGCAAATGTGCTTTACGGTGAAGCTGTACGTGCGCTAAATCCGAAAAAAGATGACCGTGTGATTGATGCCTACTGTGGCGTTGGGACAATCGGTTTTGGTGTAGCCAAGAAAGTAAAATCTGTCCATGGAATGGATATTACGCCAGAATCTATCGCAGATGCTAAAGCCAACGCAAAACGTCTTGGCTTTAAAAACTGCCACTATGAGGTAGGTAAGGCGGAGCGTATCATTCCTAACTGGTATAAATCAGGTCATAGAGCCACAGCCCTTATCGTTGACCCACCACGTACAGGATTGGATGATGCCTTGTTGGAAACAATCACCACTTATACACCGGAAAAACTGGTTTATGTCTCTTGTAATGTTTCAACATTGGCAAAAGACTTGGTCATTCTTTCGCAATTTTACAGCATCGAATATATCCAATCTGTTGATATGTTCCCACATACAGCACGTACTGAAGCCGTGGTGAAAATGCGTAAACTTGCCCAACCATTGGCAGCACCTTTCCGTGCTGAAAAGCCAAAGCAACAATACGACAAGCCCCGTAGAAAAAGAAAATAA